Sequence from the Malaciobacter pacificus genome:
TAGCCACTATGATTTAAATTATATAGAAACAGATAAAGTATCTAAGTTAAAATTGTCTAAATTAGATTTATCCAAAAAAGGAACTTTTAAATACTACTCAATGTCTAAAGAAGGTATGTTTTACTCAATATTACTAAAAGAAAAAAATTGTGAATTTTATAAAGCAAAAAATGAACCAACAGGCTTAAATACTACTTTAGACTTAACAGACCTTACAAAAGAAATTGAAATAAGAAGCAATTGCTTAGCAATACCATCAAATAGTGGTGGAGGAGTTTTCCAAGATGGAAAGTTAGTTGCGATTATTTCTAAAACTGTATTCAATAAAGATGAGTTTTCATATAGTGTAGTTGAACCGATAATCCCTCTTTTTCAAGAGGAATTAGCAAGTTTAAAATAAACTAAATTTCAACTTCACTTATTTGAATGATAGGTTTTGTATTTGTGAAGTTTGGTAAGTCTGTCATAATCTTTTCTGCATGAGGTGTAAAAGCAGATTGAAACGATTCAATTGATTCAAATGTAAGATGAGTCATTACAACATAAGGTATTGGTTCACCTGGAATTCCATTTGCTAAACCAAAATCAACATTTGCACCTTTTAAAGCATCACCAACTAATTCAGCTGCTAATGGAATATGCTTATTTAGATAATAATCCTTATCGAATTTTACATCTTCTCCATTTGGGTATAAAACACTTACTTTAATCATTTTTTCTCCTTAGTGATTATTGCTAAGAGTCTAACAAAAAATTTTACTAAACACAATAGATACAAACTATTTTTTAGTTGAATTATAGCTAACTAAAATTCCACCAACAACAATAAGTGAAATACCAATAAATGTGAATAAATCAGGTAAAGAATCCCCAAGCATAATACCAAAGCCAATGGAAAATGGAATATTTGTATAACTAACTACTCCAATAATACTAGCCTTACTTAGACTATATGCTCTTGTGATAAACCATTGAGAACCAGTTGAAATAACTGCCATAAATCCAATAAGTAACCAAATCATTGGATCAGTATGGATTTTAAATTCAAATATTGGTGTAAAAAAGTATACAAGCAATGGAATAATAATTCCAATTCCCATAAATGAAAGCATAATTAATCTTGCATCATAGATATCTTTGATTTTTTTTATTGTTGCATAAGCTGCTGCTGCAAAGAAACCACCTAATACCCCTAAAATATGCTCAAAAGAAAACTCTATTCCAAAAGGCTTCATCACAAATATAATTCCAAGAAAGCCAATAATCAAGGCGAAAAATGTTTTTAAATTTATTGTCTCTTTTACTAAATAATAAGCTAAAATAGTCACAAAAAATGGCGAAGTTCTATTTAAAACAACAGCTTCTCCAAGTGGAATAGTTGCAATTGTATAGAAAAACAAAGCCATAGCACATGCACCAAATAATCCTCTTAATAAAAGTAAATGCACCTTTGAAGTATCAAAAGATACATTTAATTTTTTTAGTGTAAATAGTATAATAAAAACACCTATTAGGTTTCTATAAAAAACTATTTCAAGGGGATCCATACT
This genomic interval carries:
- a CDS encoding EthD family reductase — encoded protein: MIKVSVLYPNGEDVKFDKDYYLNKHIPLAAELVGDALKGANVDFGLANGIPGEPIPYVVMTHLTFESIESFQSAFTPHAEKIMTDLPNFTNTKPIIQISEVEI
- a CDS encoding DMT family transporter encodes the protein MSEKIKIIDTGVLFMLASSVLGALNGAVAKYLSQSMDPLEIVFYRNLIGVFIILFTLKKLNVSFDTSKVHLLLLRGLFGACAMALFFYTIATIPLGEAVVLNRTSPFFVTILAYYLVKETINLKTFFALIIGFLGIIFVMKPFGIEFSFEHILGVLGGFFAAAAYATIKKIKDIYDARLIMLSFMGIGIIIPLLVYFFTPIFEFKIHTDPMIWLLIGFMAVISTGSQWFITRAYSLSKASIIGVVSYTNIPFSIGFGIMLGDSLPDLFTFIGISLIVVGGILVSYNSTKK